Within Betaproteobacteria bacterium, the genomic segment TTCGATCGCCTGGGTTGCATCGCGAGCCTCCAGCACTTCGATATCGGGATGAAGGTCGCGCAGCACTTGCTTGAGCGCTTCGAGAATCAGTGGATGATCATCCACGACCAGGATCTTCATTGCCGCCTCCCCTTCGCCAGAACGAACGCCCCATTTGTCGATGTCATTTCGCGCTCGTTGCGGCCAGTATAGCCCCGGGTGGGCGAGAAGGAATACGACCTCGGTGCTAGGACAGCGGCATTGAAGGGCTCCCCTCTTCCTCCGGGGTGAGGCCGGGAATACCCGGACCACGGCGGCCCGAGCTTACCGGGCGAGGGGCGGCGACATGAGCTTCCCGGGCGCCGCTGCCTAATACCGATGTCCTATTCGCAGTCGCACGGCGGCACGACACAATGCCTGCCAATGCGCACCGCAGATTCGACCGGAAAGCACACCATGAAGCCGGCTCAGAACGAAAACACATCGGCAACGCGCTCGCCCCGATGCCGACCCGCGCCAGGGAAGGCGCTTCTGCTTTGCAGCGACCTGCTCGTCCTCTGCGACGAGGCCGGCCCGCAAGCATCGCGCCGCTGCGGATCGCTGGGCGATGCGGTCAGGAACGCCGAACGCAGCCGCCACCAGCGGGAATACAAAGCGCTTGCGCCGCCGCTCTGATGCGCGCTCGAGACCCCTCCTTGGGCGCGGGCGACCGCGCCCTTTTTTTGCGGGCCGTGTCGAGAGGGATTCTACAGGTGCTGCGCCAGCTCGCGCTGCAGGAACTCGTGGAAGTGCCGCATGCCGTCTTCCATCGGCGACTGGTACGGACCCACGTCGTTCAGCCCCTGGACGAACAGGGCGCGCCGACCCTCGGTCATACGATCACAGATGACTTCGTCTTCGGCCGCGGTTTCGAGATAGGCCTTGCGCTCGGCCTCGACGAAGTCGCGATCGAACAATGCGATCTCTTCCGGAAAGTAGAACTCGACCACGTTGGTGCATGCTTCCGGACCGCGCGGCAGCACGGTACTCACGACCAGCACGTACGGATACCACTCGATCATCACGTTCGGGTAGTACACCATCCAGATGGCGCCGATCGCGGGGGCTTCTCCGTTGCCTTGCTTGAGCACCTGCTCGTGCCATTGCCGGTAGACGGGCGTGCCGGGCCGTTGCAGCGCCCGGTTCACGCCTACGACCTGAACGCTGTACCAGTCGCCGAGGTCCCATTCGAGATGATTGCAGTCGACGAAGTTGCTCAGGCCGGGATGGAACGGTTCGACGTGGTAATCCTCCA encodes:
- a CDS encoding response regulator → MKILVVDDHPLILEALKQVLRDLHPDIEVLEARDATQAIE